From Pleurocapsa minor HA4230-MV1, the proteins below share one genomic window:
- a CDS encoding photosystem I reaction center subunit XI — translation MNEYNAIQPAGDPQIGNLATPLNSSDFSLSLIRNLPAYREGLAPLRRGLEVGMAHGYFLYGPFLVLGPLRNTEHADIAALLSSFGLVTILTVCLSLYSNAMGGQPTETITTGKIPTAFASKEGWSDFTTGFFIGGGGGAFFAYFLLSTVYLGGIKGLIGL, via the coding sequence CTAGCGACACCGCTAAATTCTTCTGATTTTAGCTTATCTTTGATCCGTAACCTTCCTGCCTACCGTGAGGGTTTAGCACCTCTACGTCGCGGATTAGAAGTAGGTATGGCTCACGGCTACTTCCTATATGGGCCTTTTTTAGTTTTAGGCCCTTTAAGAAATACTGAACATGCAGATATAGCAGCGTTACTATCATCTTTTGGTCTAGTAACTATCTTAACTGTCTGTCTATCCTTGTACTCTAATGCTATGGGTGGTCAGCCAACAGAAACTATCACAACTGGCAAAATACCTACTGCTTTTGCTTCCAAAGAAGGTTGGAGTGATTTTACTACAGGTTTCTTCATCGGTGGCGGCGGTGGAGCATTTTTTGCTTACTTCCTGCTGTCTACAGTTTACTTGGGAGGCATTAAAGGCTTAATTGGTCTTTAA